The Besnoitia besnoiti strain Bb-Ger1 chromosome Unknown contig00148, whole genome shotgun sequence sequence tctaatgtcccgttatactatatagtcacatggcttctggtactttgagatcatgctaacggcgagaagggaagtgtgtttcaataactagctgagtgcttgtacgataattatatcaatgcagtaccaattaaggcgtgtagcatctcctatgctccttaacatcacagctatgtcgaattatcgcacccagataactccataccagtgaaccggtttgtaactccgcttcatatcgtacctgaatggtactttttagcatattatgcggtgttaaaagtaatcccatccaaaaccggtggtttgttagtatttatgtcctctctcattaacttagctcttttatctgaaattcgagctttgaatactcgaatgttgatacgacaacattttatgactcgaaatgtagtcagtggatgggtaattatttgggtatacagtatgatcttcttgattattattggtagtgctattccacaagcgacttatatcttatatggtagattagctactatcgtatatcttactaccggattggttctatgcttatactaaatcaatagttataatgactacagcttccaagcaaacatgattaccgtgatattgaaatccaacacttttagctgtcttaagcagtccagtggggtggtggtgtactgcaatcataaagaacttggttgtctgtatctcataaccggagtcatcttcagtattctaggaactataaatgtctttgtttattcgatttgagtgaacacataagatcatcgaatttaacggtatgctcctgaaagtaacggtacaagctgtaaacaaaggactccttaacttaaactgaggagtcaagtaggtacaaaccgtacaaggattaattatgtccatctgtgcatctaagttgagactatcggttatatattttagacgctaacttcccggctaaactttgacttattaaaccagcctgggatcataaaagtactatgtatggtaagattgagcgtggactatcgaatgaaacaatgtgctccaacgctagtctaagtctctaacataccttttacctacaactgtacggaacgtaacaaacctccaggcaaagaacttggtattctgttctaattccccgtggtaaacacagtcaacgaatggcggaaggagcattcatatgttatgcagtgtcttaggagagatactctagatttagcattcatctacagctacggtaactgttgtgtttaaatagcggttaacctttccttttccttacgtactcagggcatgcaataccaatcagataacaactgaagctagactccatgttacacttactaaaatgggattcctaggttgatataaactacctttttctggggagtatatactacgagttggactactggtttagatcttgaaggtctttgtttaccggatccaagttctcttgtgcttttcatgaccatcatgttaagtgcattaagtatagtggtatccagcgtatatttgaaaaaccaattgtatacaagctgtacgaatataacatgacattcactttggtagtcgccttcttaatgttagtctgtacggaatactcggattcttgttggcctggcacctgtttagtaactggatgaacgcttcGCCTGGttgcatggataatactcgaccTATAGTTTAAagctactgctgggactgtatattatgtacttacggtagtaaTATCAagctcttcttccaaatagcATGGAAACCTTCATGgaaacctaaaattcgcatgtttgattgacatttagccgctaatatacaatcatccaagatatatttatctatcgcaggttcggtctaatgtcccgttatactatatagatcacatggcttctggtactttgagatcatgctaacggcgagaagggaagtgtgtttcaataactagctgagtgcttgtacgataattatatcaatgcagtaccaattaagcgtgtagcatctcctatgctccttaacatcacagctatgtcgaattatcgcacccagataactccataccagtgaaccggtttgtaactccgcttcatatcgtacctgaatggtactttttagcatattatgcggtgaaagtaatcccatccaaaaccggtggtttgttagtatttatgtcctctctcattaacttagctcttttatctgaaattcgagctttgaatactcgaatgttgatacgacaacattttatgactcgaaatgtagtcagtggatgggtaattatttgggtatacagtatgatcttcttgattattattggtagtgctattccacaagcgacttatatcttatatggtagattagctactatcgtatatcttactaccggattggttctatgcttatactaaatcaatagttataatgactacagcttccaagcaaacatgattaccgtgatattgaaatccaacacttttagctgtcttaagcagtccagtggggtggtggtgtactgcaatcataaagaacttggttgtctgtatctcataaccggagtcatcttcagtattctaggaactataatgtctttgtttattcgatttgagtgaacacataagatcatcgaatttaacggtatgctcctgaaagtaacggtacaagctgtaaacaaaggactccttaacttaaaactgaggagtcaagtaggtacaaaccgtacaaggattaattatgtccatctgtgcatctaagttgagactatcggttatatattttagacgctaacttcccggctaaactttgacttattaaaccagcctgggatcataaaagtactatgtatggtaagattgagcgtgaacattggatgtcaccatggttatagttacggtacatatataaaatctacagtacgatttgagatttgttacgtgacgagcggtgtgtttaagactagtttacatgcgctcattttaatatgtagttatttaacgaagttctattgtgctagcatggtttcgagaaacacaccaaatttccatgagtctattccgggcacacctcgtcttttatcggtgtgctctcaatctaaattcatcttataactttggtttcttagttgcaattacctttgtactccaaataattacaggtatcactttagcgttccgatatacttctgaagcatcttgtgcatttgctagtgttcaacatctagttagagaggtagcagcaggatgggaatttaggatgttgcatgcaacaactgcttctttcgtcttcttgtgtatcttaatacacatgtctcgaggtatgtataactccagctatagttatttaactactgcttggatgtctggtttagttttatatctacttactatagccactgctttcctcggttatgtactaccatggggacagatgagtttctggggtgctacagtcattactaatctcctttctccaataccatatttagtaccttggttactcggtggatactatgtatctgatgtaacattaaaacgattctttgtattgcactttatattaccttttgtaggttgcattctaattgtattacacatcttctatttacatttaaatggttctagtaaccctgcaggttgattccgcacttaagtagccttctatcctcatatgttaatgaccgatgctaaatgtctatcctatctaattggtttaatttcttacaaacggcttttggtttgattgaattataTAGatccataccagtgaaccggtttgtaactccgcttcatatcgtacctgaatggtactttttagcatattatgtggtgttaaaagtaatcccatccaaaacggtggtttgttagtatttatgtcctctctcattaacttagctcttttatctgaaattcgagctttgaatactcgaatgttgatacgacaacattcttatgactcgaaatgtagtcagtggatgggtaattatttgggtatacagtatgatcttcttgattattattggtagtgctattccacaagcgacttatatcttatatggtagattagctactatcgtatatcttactaccggattggttctatgcttatactaaatcaatagttataatgactacagcttccaagcaaacatgattaccgtgatattgaaatccaacacttttagctgtcttaagcagtccagtggggtggtggtgtactgcaatcataaaagaacttggttgtctgtatctcataaccggagtcatcttcagtattctaggaactataatggtctttgtttattcgatttgagtgaacacataagatcatcgaatttaacggtatgctcctgaaagtaacggtacaaagctgtaaacaaaggactccttaacttaaactgaggagtcaagtaggtacaaaccgtacaaggattaattatgtccatctgtgcatctaagttgagactatcggttataatattttagacgctaacttcccggctaaactttgacttattaaaccagcctgggatcataaaagtactatgtatggtaagattgagcgtggactatcgaatgaaacaatgtgctccaacgctagtctaagtctctaacatactTTTACTACAACTGTAcgaacgtaacaaacctccagcaaagaacttggtattttgttctaattccccgtggtaaacacagtcaacgaatggcggaaggagcattcatatgttatgcagtgtcttaggagagatactttagatttagcattcatctacagctacggtaactgttgtgtttaaatagcggttaactTTTCctttccttacgtactcagggcatgcaataccaatcagataacaactgaagctagactcatgttacacttactaaaatgggatttcctaggttgatataaactacctttttctggggagtatatacttacgagttggactactggtttagatcttgaaggtctttgtttaccggatccaagttctcttgtgcttttcatgaccatcatgttaagtgcattaagtatagtggtatccagcgtatatttgaaaaaccaacatttgtatacaagctgtacgaatatcatgacattcactttggtagtcgccttcttaatgttagtctgtacggaatacacggatcggattcttgttggcctggcacctgtttagtaactggatgaacgctttttacgcctggtatgcatggataatactcgactcttctatagtttaaccgctactgctgggactgtatattatgtacttacggtagtactatcaagcctcttcttccaaatagatttcatggaaaacctaaaattcgcatgtttgattgacatttagccgctaatatacaatcatccaagatatatttatctatcgcaggttcggtctaatgtcccgttatactatatagatcacatggcttctggtactttgagatcatgctaacggcgagaagggaagtgtgtttcaaagaaaaggatgtttagccgggaagttagcgtctaaaatatataaccgatagtctcaacttagatgcacagatggacataattaatccttgtacggtttgtacctacttgactcctcagtttaagcagaactgtagttctcgggactaaagtcagcataatcaataaaaaggtttgtttggttcaccatcaactaccttgtttcgataccgactgtgttattgtagcacatatcaatcccttaaatagggatattattccaaacaaccggatcgtgttggctaggtgaactaatcacgtttcataaatacaatcagtgaaagctcttttgatttcatgaacggagttacatattagattctcttcgctcccatggtatttagtaagttaacattgaaacgtatccagtgtaaagtttgaacgtaatccagctttaccttctatgttgttatgttaaccaaataagtttcatcgttgttgatatttcattgacatgttgataacataaatactaacaaaccaccggttttggatggattacttttaacaccgcataatatgctaaaaaagtaccattcaggtacgatatgaagcggagttacaaaccggttcactggtatggagttatctgggtgcgataattcgacatagctgtgatgttaaggagcataggagatgctacacgccttaattggtactgcattgatataattatcgtacaagcactcagctagttattgagagacactcacgagcccaaaaccataacttcgtaatctcaatggtttgtgatagaaccataacacaatgatctttacacagttcaaccctgtattataaaatccagtagactcatgtccttgtcgtttatataaatctattaatgcttgtcaagttccttgtatctagtgttgatgtacaacagacgctctccttgttccactacctaaccataatctattgttccagatattaaggaatgtacgcttcatataactacacaacgttatgccaagaaggataccagattaccctgattatctttgttatattaatacatggtgttcaattggttctatatccacaatagttatcatcttaactatgctctgctatgcacttaacatgatggtcatgaaaagcacaagagaacttggatccggtaaacaaagaccttcaagatctaaaccagtagtccaactcgtagtatatactccccagaaaaaggtagtttatatcaacctaggaatcccattttagtaagtgtaacatggagtctagcttcagttgttatctgattggtattgcatgcctggtgacttagaatatgattcttattaatgggagcacagttccctgggtatccaatccagtgctctgccttgggcattgaaactaacccacagttcaaccctgtattataaaatccagtagactcatgtccttgtcgtttatataaatctattaatgcttgtcaagttccttgtat is a genomic window containing:
- a CDS encoding cytochrome b (encoded by transcript BESB_027090), whose protein sequence is MTIIYVELSHPDNSIPVNRFVTPLHIVPEWYFLAYYAVKVIPSKTGGLLVFMSSLINLALLSEIRALNTRMLIRQHFMTRNVVSGWVIIWVYSMIFLIIIGSAIPQATYILYGRLATIVYLTTGLVLCLY
- a CDS encoding cytochrome b (encoded by transcript BESB_027080) translates to MSRYTIYYVELSHPDNSIPVNRFVTPLHIVPEWYFLAYYAVLKVIPSKTGGLLVFMSSLINLALLSEIRALNTRMLIRQHFMTRNVVSGWVIIWVYSMIFLIIIGSAIPQATYILYGRLATIVYLTTGLVLCLY